The proteins below come from a single Mucilaginibacter mali genomic window:
- a CDS encoding amidohydrolase, which yields MKKLFLLSFSLISLSALAQTDASKTLVAKKADAIEAKVIAWRRDFHEHPELGNHEVRSAEIIAKHLQSLGIEVKTGVATTGVVGILKGGKPGPVVALRADMDALPVTERVKLPFASKVKTMYNGAETGVMHACGHDSHMAILMGAAEVLAVMKNDLHGTVKFIFQPSEEGVLPAELKDGKKSGAEQMVAEGVLENPKVDAVFGLLIQSYQPAGTITYRPGGDMAAVNDMQIIVKGRSAHGAYPWSSVDPVVTAAQIVNNLQTVVSRNLHITDNPAVVTIGAINGGNRSNIIPEAVTMLGTIRTFSPGDEKMIIERIKTIATKTAEANGATVEIKIPYSSHYPVTYNNPELVAKMLPTLEATAGKSNVLLRNAETGAEDFSFYEEKVPGIFLHLGGLPKGSDPTKAPAHHTPDFFIDESGFTLGVKALCNLAIDYMNMPKGK from the coding sequence ATGAAAAAGCTTTTCCTCCTTTCGTTTTCCTTAATATCACTATCGGCCTTAGCGCAAACCGATGCATCAAAAACGCTGGTAGCTAAAAAGGCCGATGCCATTGAAGCCAAAGTAATAGCCTGGCGCCGCGATTTCCACGAACACCCCGAACTGGGCAACCACGAAGTGCGCAGCGCCGAAATTATTGCCAAACACTTGCAATCGTTAGGTATCGAGGTAAAAACCGGTGTGGCCACAACCGGCGTGGTAGGTATACTAAAAGGTGGAAAACCCGGCCCTGTGGTAGCCCTGCGTGCCGATATGGATGCCCTGCCGGTTACCGAGCGTGTTAAACTGCCATTCGCATCGAAGGTAAAAACGATGTATAACGGTGCCGAGACCGGGGTAATGCATGCCTGCGGGCACGATTCGCATATGGCGATTTTGATGGGTGCCGCCGAAGTTTTGGCCGTGATGAAGAATGACCTGCATGGTACTGTTAAATTCATTTTCCAGCCATCGGAAGAAGGGGTTTTACCGGCTGAACTGAAGGACGGTAAAAAATCGGGCGCCGAACAAATGGTGGCCGAGGGTGTACTGGAAAACCCGAAGGTGGATGCTGTTTTCGGCCTGCTTATCCAATCGTACCAGCCTGCGGGCACCATCACCTATCGTCCCGGCGGCGATATGGCAGCGGTGAACGATATGCAGATCATCGTTAAAGGCCGTTCGGCGCACGGGGCCTACCCATGGTCAAGCGTGGACCCGGTGGTGACGGCCGCGCAGATCGTAAACAACCTGCAAACCGTGGTGAGCCGCAACCTGCATATTACAGATAACCCGGCCGTGGTAACCATTGGTGCTATTAATGGTGGTAACCGCAGCAATATTATCCCTGAAGCGGTTACCATGCTGGGCACCATCCGCACTTTTAGTCCCGGCGATGAGAAGATGATCATCGAACGCATAAAAACCATCGCCACCAAAACCGCTGAAGCTAACGGCGCTACCGTTGAGATAAAGATCCCGTACAGCAGCCATTACCCGGTAACTTATAATAATCCTGAGTTAGTAGCCAAAATGCTGCCCACGCTGGAAGCCACTGCCGGAAAAAGCAATGTACTATTACGCAACGCCGAAACCGGCGCCGAGGATTTTAGCTTTTACGAGGAAAAGGTGCCCGGTATCTTCCTGCACTTAGGCGGCCTGCCCAAAGGCAGCGATCCAACCAAAGCCCCGGCCCACCATACGCCCGACTTTTTTATTGACGAAAGCGGGTTTACGCTGGGGGTAAAAGCCTTGTGCAATTTGGCAATAGATTATATGAATATGCCGAAGGGGAAATAA
- a CDS encoding phosphotransferase enzyme family protein: MSTIFPATYSTLCPVALAKYITDKYGFANTDCRLLVRGVGDTYLVNTLSDKYILRVYRSSHRNLPQIQAEVDLLLTLNKAGVPVSHPLTDKSGDAIQAVEAIEGIRHAVLFTYAHGTVVRQMSTTQLQVLGREMARMHQVSAGVNPAGTRCGFDFDTTLYQPLEMVKPNFADLAEDYQWLQETAGRAVNVLTNLSAGGFTSGYCHFDFLPKNFHFDSDAITFFDFDFMGYGWLVNDIATFHQHLCLDIYTGRATQEAASEAYDIFLEGYQQVRPLSEQEKAAVPYLGLGFWLFYMGFHTTHDQFFAFTQASHLKGIINYLRSFVATTWNIS; this comes from the coding sequence ATGTCCACTATTTTCCCTGCAACGTATTCCACTTTATGCCCCGTAGCATTAGCTAAATACATTACAGATAAATACGGCTTTGCTAACACGGATTGCCGCCTGCTGGTGCGCGGCGTTGGCGATACTTATTTAGTAAACACGCTTAGCGATAAATACATTTTAAGGGTATACCGTTCATCGCACCGTAATCTGCCTCAAATACAAGCCGAGGTCGATCTGTTGTTAACCTTAAACAAAGCCGGCGTGCCGGTTTCCCATCCGCTTACCGATAAATCGGGTGATGCGATACAGGCTGTCGAAGCTATTGAGGGTATACGCCACGCGGTACTGTTCACTTACGCGCATGGTACGGTTGTGCGCCAAATGAGTACGACCCAGCTACAGGTTTTAGGCCGTGAAATGGCCCGTATGCACCAGGTTTCAGCAGGCGTAAACCCCGCTGGCACGCGCTGTGGTTTTGATTTTGACACAACCCTTTACCAGCCGCTGGAAATGGTGAAACCCAACTTTGCCGATCTTGCCGAAGACTATCAATGGCTGCAGGAAACTGCCGGCAGGGCTGTTAATGTTTTAACAAACTTATCGGCCGGTGGGTTTACCAGCGGATATTGCCATTTCGATTTCCTGCCGAAGAATTTCCATTTTGATAGCGATGCCATTACCTTTTTCGATTTTGATTTTATGGGTTATGGTTGGCTGGTTAACGATATCGCTACCTTTCATCAGCACCTGTGCCTGGATATATACACCGGCCGTGCAACGCAGGAAGCAGCCAGTGAAGCTTATGATATATTTTTAGAGGGCTATCAGCAGGTGCGCCCTTTAAGCGAACAGGAAAAGGCGGCGGTGCCCTACCTTGGCCTTGGCTTTTGGTTGTTTTATATGGGCTTCCACACCACGCACGATCAGTTTTTTGCCTTTACGCAAGCTTCGCACCTAAAAGGAATTATTAACTACCTGCGCAGCTTTGTGGCCACAACCTGGAATATTTCATAA